The Rahnella aceris genome contains the following window.
CGCCGGTTTAACGCTGGCAGGATTGTTTTCTACCACCGGTTTTTACGGTCAGTGGCTGGCGCATTTTGATATCAAAGTGGCGTACACCTGGCTTGGTATTGCGGTGGCGATGGCATTTACCAGCATCCCGTTTGTGGTGCGTACCGTGCAGCCGGTGCTGGAAGAATTAGGCCCGGAATATGAAGAAGCGGCTGAAACGCTGGGCGCTTCGCGCTGGCAGAGTTTTCGTCGCGTGGTGTTGCCGGAAGTGATGCCTTCCTTGCTGGCGGGTACGGCGTTGTCCTTCACCCGCAGCCTGGGCGAATTCGGCGCAGTGATTTTCATCGCCGGTAACATTGCCTGGAAAACCGAAGTGACCTCGCTGATGATTTTTATCCGCTTACAGGAGTTTGATTACCCGGCAGCCAGCGCTATTGCTTCGGTGATCCTCGCCGCATCGCTGCTGTTGCTGTTTGCGATTAACACCTTACAGAGCCGTTATGGCCGTCGTCTGGGAGGCCAGTAATGTCTGATATTCCGGCTTTTGCGGGCGAAAGACGTCAGCGTATTGACTGGGTGAAATGGTCGTTGATCGGCACGGGGGTGCTGATTTGTATTCTGCTGCTGGTGATCCCGATGATCAGCATTTTTGTGCTGGCGTTTTCCGACGGCATTGCAGCGGTGTGGAAGAACCTGTCGGACTCCGACATGTTGCATTCTATCTGGCTGACCGTCCTGATGGCGCTGATCACCGTGCCGGTGAACCTGATTTTCGGCACGTTGCTGGCCTGGCTGGTCGCGCGCTTTAATTTCCCGGGACGTCAGTTATTACTGACGCTGATCGACATCCCGTTTGCGGTTTCACCAGTGGTTGCCGGTTTACTGTATTTGCTGTTTTACGGCACCAACGGCCCGATTGGCGGCTGGCTGGATGCGCACAATATTCAGTTTATGTTCGCCTGGCCGGGCATGGTGATGGTGACAGTATTCGTCACCTGTCCGTTTGTCATCCGTGAGCTGGTGCCGGTGATGTTGAGTCAGGGCAGTCATGAAGATGAAGCCGCGGTGTTACTGGGTGCGTCCGGCTGGCAGATGTTCCGCCGCGTGACCCTGCCGAATATCCGCTGGGCATTACTGTATGGCGTGGTGCTGACCAACGCCCGCGCGATTGGGGAATTCGGGGCGGTATCGGTGGTGTCCGGTTCTATCCGCGGAGAAACCTACACGCTGCCATTACAAGTCGAATTACTGCATCAGGACTACAACACCGCAGGCGCGTTTACTGCCGCTGCGCTGTTAACCCTGATGGCAATTGTCACACTGTTTCTGAAAAGCGGCCTGCAATGGCGTCTGAAGCGCCACAACGACCGTCTTGAGCGGGAGGAAAGTCATGAGCATTGAAATTAACGGTATCAACAAATATTTTGGCCGCACTAAGGTGCTCAATGATATCTCGCTCGATATTGCTTCCGGAGAGATGGTGGCGTTGCTCGGGCCTTCCGGCTCAGGTAAAACCACGTTGCTGCGTATTATCGCCGGACTGGAAAATCAAAGCGCCGGACACCTGAGTTTTCACGGTAAAGACGTGACGCGCCTGCATGCCCGTGATCGCCAGGTCGGTTTCGTTTTCCAGCATTATGCGCTGTTCCGCCATATGACGGTGTTCGACAACATCGCGTTTGGCCTGACGGTGCTGCCGCGCCGTGAGCGTCCGAATGCTGAAGCCATCAAACAGAAAGTCACTAAATTGCTGGAGATGGTGCAACTTGGCCATCTGGCAAACCGTTATCCGGCACAGCTTTCCGGCGGTCAGAAACAGCGTGTGGCGCTGGCCCGTGCGCTGGCGGTTGAACCGCAAATTCTGCTGCTGGATGAACCTTTTGGCGCGCTGGACGCACAGGTGCGTAAAGAGCTGCGCCGCTGGCTGCGTCAGTTGCATGAAGAACTGAAATTCACCAGCGTGTTCGTGACTCACGATCAGGAAGAAGCGATGGAAGTCGCTGACCGCGTGGTGGTCATGAGCCAGGGTAATATCGAACAGGTCGGCGCCCCGCAGGAAATCTGGCGTGAACCGGCAACTCGTTTCGTGCTGGAATTCATGGGTGAAGTTAATAAAATTCATGGCGAAATCCGGGGATCTCAGCTGTACGTCGGTGCATATCACTGGCCGCTGGATAACCCGCCCCTGCATCAGGGTGTGGTCGATTTATTCCTGCGTCCCTGGGAAATGGAAATTACGCCGCACAGTACAGCACGCTGTCCGTTGCCGGTGAAGGTGCTGGAAGTCAGCCCGCGTGGCCATTTCTGGCAGCTTATCGTGCAGGCCGAGGGCTGGCACGACGAACCGCTTTCGGTGGTGCTTTCCGAAATCCACGGTAATAGCGCACCTCAGCGCGGCGATCGTTTCTATGTCGGCGGGCTGAATGGCCGCCTGTATGCTGGCGACCAGCCGTTACAACCCGTTGCGTTAGCGAAGAGTGCCTGATATTTTTTAATCAGCATTTTTCTCAGGGCGGTCATCGGGCCGCCCTTTTTATCGCCTGATACCTGTTTATGTGTTTTTTATCAGTCAATATACCTTTTTAATATAAGGCAAGCCCGTGAGTACGCTCGAACATTACATCGGCAATACCCCTCTGGTGAGATTACAGCGTCTGACGCAGGGGCTGGACAGCGAGATTTGGGTCAAGCTGGAAGGCAATAACCCCGCCGGTTCTGTTAAAGATCGCGCCGCGCTGTTTATGATTGAGCAGGCGGAAAAACGGGGCGAAATTCATCCGGGGGATACGCTGATTGAAGCCACAAGCGGCAATACCGGCATTGCGCTGGCGATGATTGCGGCGCTGAAAGGCTACAGGCTTAAATTGCTGATGCCCGAAAATATGAGCCTTGAGCGTCAGGCATCAATGCGGGCGTATGGTGCTGAACTGTTGCTGGTCAGCCGCGCGCAGGGAATGGAAGGCGCACGTGATCTCGCTCTGGAAATGGAAAAACAGGGACTGGGGAAAGTGCTGGATCAGTTTAACAATCCTGACAATCCGCTCGCACATTTTACGACGACAGGCCCTGAAATCTGGCAACAGACACACGGGCGCATCACCCATTTTGTCTCCAGCATGGGCACTACCGGCACGATAACCGGTGTCAGTCGTTATCTGCGCAGCCAGCATGCTGGCGTGAAAATTGTCGGGCTGCAACCGTCAGAAGGCAGCAGCATTCCAGGTATCCGCCGCTGGCCGGAAGAATATCTGCCGGGCATTTTCAATCCTGAACTGGTCGATGAAGTGATGGATATGGGGCAGGGCGAAGCAGAAGACACCATGCGGGCGCTGGCGCGTAGGGAAGGTATCTTCTGTGGCGTGAGTTCCGGGGGGGCGGTAGCGGGCGCTTTACGCGTCGCCAGAAATCATCCGGGTAGCGTGATTGTGGCGATTATTTGTGATCGTGGTGACCGTTATTTATCCACAGGTGTGTTTAATGTTTGATCCTATATTCATCTGTTGAATGTAAAATTAGAGTAAAAGCGGCTGCTAATGGCTGGCTTAGTGGTAAAAATGACCAAAATTTTAGCCAGGCGGAAATGAAGAATGAAAATTTTATTAGTCGATGACGATCTTGAATTAGGCACCATGCTCAGCGAATACCTGATCGCAGAAGGCTTTGATGCTTCTCTGGTGCTGACCGGTAAAGCGGGTGTGGAAGGTGCGATGTCTGGCGAATATACCGCAATGATCCTCGACATTATGCTGCCGGACATGAGCGGTATTGATGTATTGCGTCAGGTGCGTAAAAACAGCCGTCTGCCGATCATCATGCTGACCGCGAAGGGTGACAACATTGATCGTGTCATCGGTCTGGAAATGGGCGCAGATGATTACATGCCAAAGCCGTGCTATCCGCGCGAACTGGTGGCGCGTCTGCGTGCTGTGCTGCGTCGTGTGGAAGAGCAGCAGGAATCACACTCTGATAACTCCTCGGTCAACTATGGCGATCTGACGCTCAATCCGGCGACCCGCAGCAGTGAATGGCGCGGCGTGCCATTCGATCTGACGGCTTCTGAGTTCAACCTTCTGGAGTTACTGTTACGTTCTCCTGAACGCGTGGTATCGAAAGATGAGTTGTCGGAAAAAGGTCTCGGGCGTCCGCGCGAAGCTTATGACCGCAGTATTGATGTGCATATCAGTAACATCCGTCAGAAACTGGGGTCACTGGAAGGTGGCGATATTCTGACTATTGAAACGGTGCGCAGCATTGGCTATCGAATCCGCTAAACGACTGCGCGGCAGACTGTTCTGGAAAATACTGCTGGGATTCTGGTTTACTTTCGTGGCGATCACTCAGGGCCTCTGGGTGGTTTTTGCTTTCTACAATCCACATGAACCGCCGGAAAGCGGAATTGCCCGCCGGTTTGTGAAACTGCAAATTACCTCGGCTGTTTCCACGCTGCATTACGGCGGTCTGCCTGCTCTTAACGCCATGATGGCCGACTGGCCGCAAGATGACCGACAATTCTTCTCAGTGTCGCCGTCGTTGCTGCCTGCTAAAGGCAATACGATTAAGGATCTGGAACCCGGTAAAATTCCGCATGAAGTCGTGCAGTTTGTGCAGGGACCGGACGGGCAGGGTTACCGGCTGAAATATGATGTTGACGGGCTGATGCATGAATATCGCCCGAGACGTCACAGGGACTGGCTGAATATGCCGCCGCCACTGTTATGGCTGGGTGGACTGGGCGGTTTACTGTTCAGCGCCGTACTGGCATGGAACCTGACGCGGCCAATGTTGCAAATGCGTAAAGCCTTCGGACGGGTGGCGCAGGGGGATTTATCAGTCCGCCTGTTTACCAGTATGGGTAAGCGGCACGATGAGCTGTCTGAAGTGGCGCGTGATTTTGACTCTATGGCTGAACGCCTGCAGGTGCTGGTCAAAGCGCGCGAAGAGCTGTTGCATGATGTCTCGCATGAACTGCGTTCTCCGCTGGCACGTTTGCAACTGGCAATCGGTCTGGCGCGGCAGAATCCGTCGAATGTCGAAAGTTCCCTGAGTCGCATAGAACACGAAGCGGGCAGGCTGGATAAAATGATTGGTGAACTGCTGGCGTTGTCACGTACTGAAAGCAGTGAAATCCCTGATGAAGAGTATTTCGATCTCTACGGATTGGTGGAGGCGGTCGTTAATGATGCCCGCTATGAAGCGCAGTTGCCGGGGGTCGAAATCGCGATGTACCCCGGGTCTCCGGATAATATGGATTACACCGTGAAGGGTAATGCTGAGCTGATGCGTCGTGCGGTGGATAATGTGGTGCGTAATGCCCTGCGTTTTTCGGCCCGCGGCCAAACTATCAGTGTTTCACTGGCTCAGGTTGAACAGTATTTGCAAATTGAAGTGGCCGATCAGGGGCCGGGCGTGGAAGAAGATAAGCTGTCGAGTATCTTTGACCCGTTCGTGCGCGTGAAATCGCCGCTGTCAGGCAAAGGCTACGGCCTGGGGCTTGCGATCACCCGCAAAGTGATGTTGGCGCATGAGGGGAAAGTAGATGCCCGTAACGCGCAGCCTCATGGCCTGATCATCAGCCTTCAAGTCCCGCACTGGCAAATGTGAGGCAATAAAAAACGGCGCTGATTAGGCGCCGTTTTTTTACTTCTCGCTGAGCAAATTACTTCCTGATGCGGATGATTGGGGTTTCGCCCACAGTCACGCTACCAGTCAGTTTAATCAGCTCTTTGATCTCGTCCATGTTAGAGATGACAACCGGAGTCAAAGTAGACTTCGCTTTCTCTTCCAGCAGAGCCAGATCAAACTCGATAACCAAATCGCCTTTCTTAACACGTTGACCTTCTTCAGCGATGCGTTTGAAGCCTTCGCCTTTCAGTTCAACGGTGTCGATACCGAAGTGCACGAACAACTCAATGCCACTGTCGGATTCGATTGAGAAAGCATGGTTAGTTTCGAAGATTTTACCGATAGTGCCGTCAACCGGAGCAACCATTTTGTTGCCAGATGGTTTGATAGCAATACCGTCACCAACGATTTTCTCAGCGAAAACAACGTCTGGCACATCTTCAATGTTGACAATTTCACCAGAGATTGGCGCTACGA
Protein-coding sequences here:
- the cysT gene encoding sulfate/thiosulfate ABC transporter permease CysT codes for the protein MLLSSKRVLPGFTLSLGSSLLFVCLVLLLPLSALVMQLSQMTLAQYWDVITNGQVVAAYKVTLLAAGVASIFNCFFGMLMAWILTRYEFPGKSLIDGLMDLPFALPTAVAGLTLAGLFSTTGFYGQWLAHFDIKVAYTWLGIAVAMAFTSIPFVVRTVQPVLEELGPEYEEAAETLGASRWQSFRRVVLPEVMPSLLAGTALSFTRSLGEFGAVIFIAGNIAWKTEVTSLMIFIRLQEFDYPAASAIASVILAASLLLLFAINTLQSRYGRRLGGQ
- the cysW gene encoding sulfate/thiosulfate ABC transporter permease CysW; translated protein: MSDIPAFAGERRQRIDWVKWSLIGTGVLICILLLVIPMISIFVLAFSDGIAAVWKNLSDSDMLHSIWLTVLMALITVPVNLIFGTLLAWLVARFNFPGRQLLLTLIDIPFAVSPVVAGLLYLLFYGTNGPIGGWLDAHNIQFMFAWPGMVMVTVFVTCPFVIRELVPVMLSQGSHEDEAAVLLGASGWQMFRRVTLPNIRWALLYGVVLTNARAIGEFGAVSVVSGSIRGETYTLPLQVELLHQDYNTAGAFTAAALLTLMAIVTLFLKSGLQWRLKRHNDRLEREESHEH
- the cysA gene encoding sulfate/thiosulfate ABC transporter ATP-binding protein CysA codes for the protein MSIEINGINKYFGRTKVLNDISLDIASGEMVALLGPSGSGKTTLLRIIAGLENQSAGHLSFHGKDVTRLHARDRQVGFVFQHYALFRHMTVFDNIAFGLTVLPRRERPNAEAIKQKVTKLLEMVQLGHLANRYPAQLSGGQKQRVALARALAVEPQILLLDEPFGALDAQVRKELRRWLRQLHEELKFTSVFVTHDQEEAMEVADRVVVMSQGNIEQVGAPQEIWREPATRFVLEFMGEVNKIHGEIRGSQLYVGAYHWPLDNPPLHQGVVDLFLRPWEMEITPHSTARCPLPVKVLEVSPRGHFWQLIVQAEGWHDEPLSVVLSEIHGNSAPQRGDRFYVGGLNGRLYAGDQPLQPVALAKSA
- the cysM gene encoding cysteine synthase CysM, giving the protein MSTLEHYIGNTPLVRLQRLTQGLDSEIWVKLEGNNPAGSVKDRAALFMIEQAEKRGEIHPGDTLIEATSGNTGIALAMIAALKGYRLKLLMPENMSLERQASMRAYGAELLLVSRAQGMEGARDLALEMEKQGLGKVLDQFNNPDNPLAHFTTTGPEIWQQTHGRITHFVSSMGTTGTITGVSRYLRSQHAGVKIVGLQPSEGSSIPGIRRWPEEYLPGIFNPELVDEVMDMGQGEAEDTMRALARREGIFCGVSSGGAVAGALRVARNHPGSVIVAIICDRGDRYLSTGVFNV
- a CDS encoding response regulator transcription factor, with protein sequence MKILLVDDDLELGTMLSEYLIAEGFDASLVLTGKAGVEGAMSGEYTAMILDIMLPDMSGIDVLRQVRKNSRLPIIMLTAKGDNIDRVIGLEMGADDYMPKPCYPRELVARLRAVLRRVEEQQESHSDNSSVNYGDLTLNPATRSSEWRGVPFDLTASEFNLLELLLRSPERVVSKDELSEKGLGRPREAYDRSIDVHISNIRQKLGSLEGGDILTIETVRSIGYRIR
- a CDS encoding HAMP domain-containing sensor histidine kinase; protein product: MAIESAKRLRGRLFWKILLGFWFTFVAITQGLWVVFAFYNPHEPPESGIARRFVKLQITSAVSTLHYGGLPALNAMMADWPQDDRQFFSVSPSLLPAKGNTIKDLEPGKIPHEVVQFVQGPDGQGYRLKYDVDGLMHEYRPRRHRDWLNMPPPLLWLGGLGGLLFSAVLAWNLTRPMLQMRKAFGRVAQGDLSVRLFTSMGKRHDELSEVARDFDSMAERLQVLVKAREELLHDVSHELRSPLARLQLAIGLARQNPSNVESSLSRIEHEAGRLDKMIGELLALSRTESSEIPDEEYFDLYGLVEAVVNDARYEAQLPGVEIAMYPGSPDNMDYTVKGNAELMRRAVDNVVRNALRFSARGQTISVSLAQVEQYLQIEVADQGPGVEEDKLSSIFDPFVRVKSPLSGKGYGLGLAITRKVMLAHEGKVDARNAQPHGLIISLQVPHWQM
- the crr gene encoding PTS glucose transporter subunit IIA, which encodes MGLFDKLKSLVSDDKKDVGTIEIVAPISGEIVNIEDVPDVVFAEKIVGDGIAIKPSGNKMVAPVDGTIGKIFETNHAFSIESDSGIELFVHFGIDTVELKGEGFKRIAEEGQRVKKGDLVIEFDLALLEEKAKSTLTPVVISNMDEIKELIKLTGSVTVGETPIIRIRK